Sequence from the Acidimicrobiia bacterium genome:
ATCGCCGACGACGCGGTGCGGCACGCCACCGCCCGCTACGTCGGCCAGCACCCGAACCTCCGCTTCGCACGGGCGGTGGTCGAGCGGCTGCCGATCGCGGACGGCTCCGTCGAGCTCGTCACCTGCTTCGAGGCGATCGAGCACGTCCACGACCCGAAGACGGTGACGGATGAGATCGCGCGGGTTCTCGCCCCGGGCGGCGTCGCCATCATCTCCACTCCGAACAAGCGGGTGCACACCGACGAGAAGGGAATCCGAAACCCGTTCCACTTCAGCGAGATGTACCTGCCGGAGTTCGACGCCCTCCTGCGCTCGTCGTTCGAGACCGTGGCCATGGTCGGTCAACGCACCATCGCGGCCTCGTGGATCTGGCCGCTCGACCGGCAGGACAAGGAACGGTCGGAGTTCCTCGTCGCGCCGGAGCTGCGCGGCCTGCCGAGGACCGATGCCGCCCTCGAGCCCATGTACGCCGTCGCCTATTGCGCCAACGGTCGGACCGACCTCCCGAACGAGCTGGCCGAGACGAGCCTGTTCCTCGACCGCGAGCTCACCCTCCTCGGGTACTACGACCGTGCCGCGGCAGCGGTCCGGGGGATGCACGCGCTGCGGGAATCGGTGGCTCGTGCCGACCAGCGGGTCGCGCGGGCCGAAGCGGAGCTGGCGGCGGTCCACGCCTCGAAGGTCATGCGCTACACCAGCGGCCTTCGCCGCGTCTACGGCACGCTGCGTCGGCGCTTCCTCCGGGGCTGACCGACCGGCGCACCGGAGCGGGCGCGGCTGGTCGAGCTGGCGTCAGCCGATCGTGGCGCTCGGGTCGGCGTTGAGCGAGCCGCCGAGGCTCACGAATCCGGGAGCCCAGGACCCGCTGGCGAAGTGCTGGTACCAGAGCGCGGTGTCGGAACCGGCCGCGAACACCCAGACGGACC
This genomic interval carries:
- a CDS encoding class I SAM-dependent methyltransferase, which gives rise to MLEDTGERYIPDPADAHYEHPHRYLSARRFATGRRVVDLASGEGYGASWLADVAASVVGLDIADDAVRHATARYVGQHPNLRFARAVVERLPIADGSVELVTCFEAIEHVHDPKTVTDEIARVLAPGGVAIISTPNKRVHTDEKGIRNPFHFSEMYLPEFDALLRSSFETVAMVGQRTIAASWIWPLDRQDKERSEFLVAPELRGLPRTDAALEPMYAVAYCANGRTDLPNELAETSLFLDRELTLLGYYDRAAAAVRGMHALRESVARADQRVARAEAELAAVHASKVMRYTSGLRRVYGTLRRRFLRG